A DNA window from Pleurodeles waltl isolate 20211129_DDA chromosome 12, aPleWal1.hap1.20221129, whole genome shotgun sequence contains the following coding sequences:
- the MIER2 gene encoding mesoderm induction early response protein 2 isoform X2 yields the protein MAEASVGRQNSRVLSYTSHNQCPVETGFQTVAVVSMASADHRFNLAEILSQNYGVREEKGDEDEASGKVMDQLGKGFGDAQDTDMPFEELLALYGYEASDPISEQESESNDVPAILPDMTLDKEQIAKDLLSGEEEEETQSSADELTPSVTSHAASDLFPSTTCSNYLADEDKESSSSASTDSSDDSLPSNDYKKEIMVGPQYQVALPPLHVDPMSEQGSEVEDLLLWDPNVLPEQEVEEFLYRAAKRKWDEVCNDSLPEGEAVKDNEQALYELVKCNFNTEEALRRLRFNVKVIQDELCAWSGEERRNFEHGFRVHGKNFHLIQANKVRTRSVGECVEYYYSWKKSDRYDYFAQQTRFGRKKCSMHTGVMDYMDNDLDGGEMESISRPQSTPPVPTAPNCLNSHFNQDHLGLDNADPGSVGSTACSVGSLSGSGHAYECSTPSETNCSFDPVDEPSEIPSLCDRGLLHSSDAGFYQLTPGPDPTDPHDILPSVGGHITLDFALPGGINEGRPLLANVDLGHDATEDAATQVSLSVTDFGLIGLRDLNSFLTTHPSCPSPLVHSESFSQ from the exons GCCTCGGTTGGACGGCAGAATTCCAGGGTGCTGTCCTACACATCCCACAACCAGTGTCCTGTGGAGACCGGATTTCAGACTGTGGCAG TGGTTTCCATGGCCTCTGCTGATCACCGCTTTAACCTGGCTGAGATTCTCTCCCAGAACTACGGGGTCCGAGAGGAGAAGGGCGATGAGGATGAGGCCTCGGGCAAGGTCATGGACCAGCTGGGGAAAGGCTTTGGCGATGCCCAG GATACCGACATGCCATTTGAGGAGCTCCTGGCACTCTATGGTTACGAAGCATCTGATCCCATCTCAGAGCAGGAAAGCGAGAGCAATGATGTCCCTGCTATCCTGCCAGATATGACCCTGGATAAG GAACAGATTGCGAAGGATTTGCTttcaggggaagaagaagaagagacgcAGTCCTCAGCAGATGAGCTGACTCCTTCCGTGACCTCCCATGCGGCCTCCGACCTCTTTCCCAGCACCACTTGCT CAAATTACCTCGCAGACGAAGACAAggagtcttcttcctctgcttccactGACTCTTCTGACGATTCTCTTCCATCAAACGACTATAAGAAG GAGATCATGGTGGGACCACAGTACCAAGTCGCTCTGCCGCCTCTGCACGTAGACCCTATGAGCGAACAAG GGTCCGAGGTAGAGGATCTGTTGCTTTGGGATCCCAATGTTCTCCCAGAGCAGGAAGTTGAGGAGTTCCTGTACCGTGCTGCCAAGCGGAAATGGGATGAGGTGTGCAACGACAGCCTGCCCGAAGGGGAAGCAgtgaaagacaatgagcag GCGCTCTACGAACTTGTGAAATGTAATTTCAATACAGAAGAGGCGCTTCGGAGGTTGCGGTTCAACGTCAAAGTAATACAGG ATGAGCTCTGTGCGTGGAGTGGGGAAGAAAGGCGGAACTTTGAACACGGGTTCAGAGTGCATGGGAAGAACTTTCATCTTATCCAAGCAAACAAG GTGCGCACACGCTCTGTTGGCGAGTGTGTGGAGTATTACTACTCCTGGAAGAAATCGGATCGCTATGACTATTTTGCACAGCAGACCCgctttggcaggaagaagtgcagcATGCACACCGGAGTCAT GGATTACATGGACAATGACTTGGATGGTGGTGAGATGGAAAGCATCAGCCGACCCCAAAGCACTCCACCTGTACCCACGGCCCCAAACTGCCTGAACTCCCACTTCAACCAGGACCATCTGGGCCTGGATAATGCAG ATCCTGGCAGTGTGGGGAGCACAGCGTGCAGCGTGGGGAGCCTGAGTGGTTCTGGACACGCATATGAATGTAGCACTCCCTCGGAGACAAATTGTTCTTTTGACCCTGTGGACGAACCCTCCGAAATCCCATCCCTCTGCGACAGGGGCCTTCTCCACTCTTCGGACGCTGGGTTCTACCAGCTGACGCCAGGTCCCGATCCAACGGACCCTCATGACATCCTTCCGAGTGTTGGGGGGCACATAACCTTGGACTTTGCTCTCCCTGGGGGAATTAACGAGGGGCGCCCTCTTCTTGCCAATGTGGATTTGGGTCATGATGCCACGGAAGATGCTGCCACCCAAGTGTCGTTGTCGGTTACGGATTTTGGGCTAATTGGCCTCCGAGATCTAAACAGTTTCCTGACGACACACCCCTCTTGCCCATCGCCTTTGGTTCATTCTGAATCTTTTTCTCAGTGA
- the MIER2 gene encoding mesoderm induction early response protein 2 isoform X1: MRVRRSVWDPRTGERAQGGPDGAPQERRCQIASVGRQNSRVLSYTSHNQCPVETGFQTVAVVSMASADHRFNLAEILSQNYGVREEKGDEDEASGKVMDQLGKGFGDAQDTDMPFEELLALYGYEASDPISEQESESNDVPAILPDMTLDKEQIAKDLLSGEEEEETQSSADELTPSVTSHAASDLFPSTTCSNYLADEDKESSSSASTDSSDDSLPSNDYKKEIMVGPQYQVALPPLHVDPMSEQGSEVEDLLLWDPNVLPEQEVEEFLYRAAKRKWDEVCNDSLPEGEAVKDNEQALYELVKCNFNTEEALRRLRFNVKVIQDELCAWSGEERRNFEHGFRVHGKNFHLIQANKVRTRSVGECVEYYYSWKKSDRYDYFAQQTRFGRKKCSMHTGVMDYMDNDLDGGEMESISRPQSTPPVPTAPNCLNSHFNQDHLGLDNADPGSVGSTACSVGSLSGSGHAYECSTPSETNCSFDPVDEPSEIPSLCDRGLLHSSDAGFYQLTPGPDPTDPHDILPSVGGHITLDFALPGGINEGRPLLANVDLGHDATEDAATQVSLSVTDFGLIGLRDLNSFLTTHPSCPSPLVHSESFSQ; the protein is encoded by the exons GCCTCGGTTGGACGGCAGAATTCCAGGGTGCTGTCCTACACATCCCACAACCAGTGTCCTGTGGAGACCGGATTTCAGACTGTGGCAG TGGTTTCCATGGCCTCTGCTGATCACCGCTTTAACCTGGCTGAGATTCTCTCCCAGAACTACGGGGTCCGAGAGGAGAAGGGCGATGAGGATGAGGCCTCGGGCAAGGTCATGGACCAGCTGGGGAAAGGCTTTGGCGATGCCCAG GATACCGACATGCCATTTGAGGAGCTCCTGGCACTCTATGGTTACGAAGCATCTGATCCCATCTCAGAGCAGGAAAGCGAGAGCAATGATGTCCCTGCTATCCTGCCAGATATGACCCTGGATAAG GAACAGATTGCGAAGGATTTGCTttcaggggaagaagaagaagagacgcAGTCCTCAGCAGATGAGCTGACTCCTTCCGTGACCTCCCATGCGGCCTCCGACCTCTTTCCCAGCACCACTTGCT CAAATTACCTCGCAGACGAAGACAAggagtcttcttcctctgcttccactGACTCTTCTGACGATTCTCTTCCATCAAACGACTATAAGAAG GAGATCATGGTGGGACCACAGTACCAAGTCGCTCTGCCGCCTCTGCACGTAGACCCTATGAGCGAACAAG GGTCCGAGGTAGAGGATCTGTTGCTTTGGGATCCCAATGTTCTCCCAGAGCAGGAAGTTGAGGAGTTCCTGTACCGTGCTGCCAAGCGGAAATGGGATGAGGTGTGCAACGACAGCCTGCCCGAAGGGGAAGCAgtgaaagacaatgagcag GCGCTCTACGAACTTGTGAAATGTAATTTCAATACAGAAGAGGCGCTTCGGAGGTTGCGGTTCAACGTCAAAGTAATACAGG ATGAGCTCTGTGCGTGGAGTGGGGAAGAAAGGCGGAACTTTGAACACGGGTTCAGAGTGCATGGGAAGAACTTTCATCTTATCCAAGCAAACAAG GTGCGCACACGCTCTGTTGGCGAGTGTGTGGAGTATTACTACTCCTGGAAGAAATCGGATCGCTATGACTATTTTGCACAGCAGACCCgctttggcaggaagaagtgcagcATGCACACCGGAGTCAT GGATTACATGGACAATGACTTGGATGGTGGTGAGATGGAAAGCATCAGCCGACCCCAAAGCACTCCACCTGTACCCACGGCCCCAAACTGCCTGAACTCCCACTTCAACCAGGACCATCTGGGCCTGGATAATGCAG ATCCTGGCAGTGTGGGGAGCACAGCGTGCAGCGTGGGGAGCCTGAGTGGTTCTGGACACGCATATGAATGTAGCACTCCCTCGGAGACAAATTGTTCTTTTGACCCTGTGGACGAACCCTCCGAAATCCCATCCCTCTGCGACAGGGGCCTTCTCCACTCTTCGGACGCTGGGTTCTACCAGCTGACGCCAGGTCCCGATCCAACGGACCCTCATGACATCCTTCCGAGTGTTGGGGGGCACATAACCTTGGACTTTGCTCTCCCTGGGGGAATTAACGAGGGGCGCCCTCTTCTTGCCAATGTGGATTTGGGTCATGATGCCACGGAAGATGCTGCCACCCAAGTGTCGTTGTCGGTTACGGATTTTGGGCTAATTGGCCTCCGAGATCTAAACAGTTTCCTGACGACACACCCCTCTTGCCCATCGCCTTTGGTTCATTCTGAATCTTTTTCTCAGTGA